A genomic window from Deinococcus detaillensis includes:
- the tsaE gene encoding tRNA (adenosine(37)-N6)-threonylcarbamoyltransferase complex ATPase subunit type 1 TsaE, giving the protein MQPGDTLLIEDESAQRAFGASLLAHLAPHAVLFLEGELGAGKTTLTQGLIAALGFEGLVSSPTYALMQLYPTPQGAALHVDAYRVQHAQELYEMDLERLSEEARLSIIEWGQLFYGDFPGAWLLKLEHDEQGRRITRLG; this is encoded by the coding sequence ATGCAGCCGGGCGATACCCTTTTGATAGAAGACGAAAGCGCTCAGCGGGCCTTTGGGGCCTCGCTCTTGGCGCACCTCGCTCCGCACGCCGTCCTGTTCTTGGAGGGCGAACTCGGCGCGGGCAAAACCACCTTGACGCAGGGCCTGATCGCCGCGCTGGGTTTCGAAGGTCTGGTCAGCAGTCCCACCTACGCCCTGATGCAGCTCTACCCCACGCCGCAGGGCGCGGCGCTGCACGTGGACGCTTACCGTGTGCAGCATGCCCAAGAACTCTACGAAATGGACTTGGAGCGCCTCAGTGAAGAAGCCCGCCTGAGCATCATCGAATGGGGCCAACTTTTTTACGGCGACTTTCCGGGGGCCTGGCTGCTGAAACTAGAGCACGATGAACAGGGGCGGCGGATCACGCGGCTAGGCTGA
- a CDS encoding SDR family NAD(P)-dependent oxidoreductase yields the protein MAKLSGTTVMLTGAGGALATAIAQELIDAGAELILVGRGEALKRAEDRFPAKKTLDLDLTDPDCVDILKKQRADVLIHTIGAFSAQDAHKASEKDYQAMFGANMQSLFHAAQGVLPHMIKQKEGMILGVSAGQAAKMSGPGAALYTASKAAVAAYLLSLHDELKAKGVTTLTLYPMGAIDTSSNRESGLTWEATIDPRALAQTLAHAITRPARAHMTELKVYPEL from the coding sequence ATGGCTAAGCTCAGCGGAACCACTGTAATGCTCACCGGAGCGGGCGGCGCACTGGCGACTGCTATCGCCCAAGAACTCATTGACGCGGGCGCAGAACTTATTTTGGTGGGGCGCGGTGAAGCGCTTAAACGCGCCGAAGACCGCTTTCCCGCCAAAAAAACCCTCGATCTCGATTTAACCGACCCCGACTGCGTGGACATCCTCAAAAAGCAGCGGGCCGACGTGCTGATTCACACCATCGGCGCATTCAGCGCTCAGGACGCCCATAAAGCCAGCGAAAAAGATTATCAAGCGATGTTCGGAGCCAATATGCAGTCGCTGTTTCACGCGGCACAGGGCGTCTTGCCGCACATGATCAAGCAAAAAGAAGGCATGATTTTGGGGGTCTCAGCGGGGCAAGCGGCCAAGATGAGCGGCCCCGGCGCGGCGCTGTATACCGCCAGCAAAGCGGCAGTGGCGGCTTACCTGCTCAGCCTCCACGACGAACTCAAAGCCAAAGGTGTGACCACCCTGACCCTTTATCCGATGGGGGCAATCGACACCTCCTCCAACCGCGAGTCGGGTCTGACCTGGGAAGCCACCATCGATCCGCGTGCGTTGGCGCAAACCCTCGCCCACGCCATCACCCGCCCGGCGCGGGCGCACATGACCGAACTCAAGGTGTATCCAGAACTCTAA
- a CDS encoding CDP-alcohol phosphatidyltransferase family protein, translated as MTPGLAQTRKARPADEWAAERVFRPLAQLLVAPAARTKLRPTQVVLFHTGLTLVAAAGLRRGAWLAPALLLQLKTVLDNLDGQLARATDQTTLSGRYLDSEMDVLGNFALLTALHGPLIGPSATLLLSLILSTDYLWERDYRAARGETFRAPAAQQGDNLVVLAALEKFYALYFVPQEQVLSRLFEARLRSVAGRQPSPQDRQAYTPLAALTLSANLGLSSQLLLLGALTLLKRPHWYAPSLAVQAAALLAAQVWRERQVALSRQ; from the coding sequence ATGACCCCCGGCCTCGCCCAGACCCGCAAGGCCCGCCCCGCCGACGAGTGGGCCGCCGAGCGGGTCTTCCGGCCGCTGGCGCAACTATTGGTGGCTCCCGCCGCCCGCACCAAGTTGAGGCCCACCCAGGTGGTGCTGTTTCACACCGGCCTGACGCTGGTGGCTGCCGCTGGGCTGCGGCGCGGCGCTTGGCTGGCTCCGGCACTGCTGCTGCAACTCAAAACCGTTCTCGACAACCTCGACGGCCAACTCGCCCGCGCCACCGATCAGACCACCCTCAGCGGGCGCTACCTCGACAGCGAAATGGACGTGCTGGGCAATTTTGCCTTACTCACGGCTCTGCACGGCCCCCTGATCGGCCCCAGTGCCACGCTGCTGCTGAGCCTGATTCTGAGCACCGATTACCTGTGGGAGCGCGATTACCGTGCCGCCAGAGGCGAAACCTTCCGCGCTCCGGCAGCGCAGCAAGGCGACAATCTGGTGGTGCTGGCGGCGCTAGAGAAATTCTATGCGCTGTACTTCGTGCCGCAGGAGCAGGTGCTCAGCCGCTTGTTTGAAGCTCGGTTGCGCTCGGTGGCCGGCCGTCAGCCCAGCCCGCAAGACCGCCAAGCTTATACGCCGCTCGCTGCCCTGACTCTCAGCGCCAACTTAGGGCTGAGCAGCCAACTGCTGCTGCTGGGCGCGTTGACCCTGCTCAAACGCCCGCACTGGTACGCGCCGTCGCTGGCAGTGCAGGCCGCCGCGCTGCTGGCCGCTCAGGTCTGGCGCGAACGGCAAGTGGCCCTGAGCCGGCAATAA
- a CDS encoding MFS transporter has product MSAADLSASLNPFAPARRSLSIGLLLGVLLIAFESLAVATALPEVARELHGLKLYGWPLSAFFMGFMVGTVGLGALADRDGPFVPVVIALLLFAAGLGVAGLSPNMAVLIGGRILQGLGGGAIVSVAYLVINTAYPDAMRARMLALLSSAWVLPALLGPALASYVTGRWSWRGVFLGLLPLVILAAGLLLPTLRTLRGAGTPLSRTRLWAVVLAAIGVTLGLAGITELGQGKWLGGLLLLPGLGLALPALGRLFPARMLALGTPLSAGYAVRFLLAFAFFGSESILPLGLAELRGLTLLQAGLFLTGGALIWSATSLIHSRFDERTQGQRRSSVVRLGSLAIGTGLLGLLAALVFSALPIALGVFFWILAAFGMGLAFPAHVLVVMQHAPSGQQGEVSGTLQLADMLGSALGAGLGGALVAALGAAGGVPWQLGLTFGLAFFTAVVAGRLRGRSGAGTATSEGDLAHD; this is encoded by the coding sequence GTGAGCGCTGCCGACTTGTCCGCTTCGCTCAATCCGTTTGCTCCGGCGCGTCGCTCGCTGAGTATCGGGCTGCTGCTGGGCGTGCTGCTGATTGCCTTCGAGTCGCTGGCGGTGGCCACCGCACTGCCGGAAGTGGCCCGTGAACTTCACGGCCTGAAGCTCTACGGCTGGCCGCTGAGCGCCTTTTTTATGGGCTTTATGGTCGGCACGGTGGGGCTGGGTGCGCTGGCTGACCGCGACGGGCCGTTTGTGCCGGTGGTGATCGCGCTGCTGCTGTTTGCCGCTGGCCTCGGTGTGGCGGGACTCTCCCCCAACATGGCGGTGCTGATCGGCGGCCGCATCTTGCAGGGTCTGGGCGGCGGAGCCATCGTGTCGGTGGCTTATTTGGTCATCAACACCGCTTACCCCGACGCCATGCGGGCCAGAATGCTGGCGCTGCTGAGTAGTGCTTGGGTGCTGCCCGCGCTGCTCGGCCCGGCCCTGGCGAGCTACGTGACAGGGCGCTGGTCGTGGCGTGGGGTGTTCTTGGGGTTGCTGCCGCTGGTTATCTTGGCTGCCGGATTGCTGCTGCCCACCCTACGCACCTTGAGGGGCGCGGGCACGCCGCTGAGCCGCACTCGCCTGTGGGCGGTGGTGCTGGCCGCGATTGGCGTCACGCTGGGGCTGGCAGGCATCACTGAATTGGGGCAGGGCAAATGGCTGGGCGGTTTGCTGCTGCTGCCGGGGCTGGGGCTGGCTTTGCCGGCGCTGGGTCGCCTCTTTCCGGCCCGCATGCTGGCCCTCGGCACGCCGCTGAGCGCGGGGTACGCGGTGCGGTTTTTGCTGGCCTTCGCTTTTTTCGGCAGCGAGTCGATTTTGCCGCTGGGCTTGGCGGAGCTTCGCGGCCTGACTTTGCTGCAAGCTGGCCTGTTTTTGACGGGTGGAGCGCTGATTTGGTCGGCCACCAGTTTGATTCATTCACGCTTTGACGAGCGCACGCAGGGCCAGCGGCGCTCCTCGGTGGTGCGGCTCGGCTCGCTGGCAATCGGCACTGGCCTGTTGGGCCTGCTCGCCGCGCTGGTCTTTTCCGCTTTGCCGATTGCGCTGGGGGTCTTTTTCTGGATTTTGGCGGCGTTCGGCATGGGTCTGGCCTTTCCGGCACATGTTTTGGTGGTCATGCAGCACGCGCCCAGCGGGCAACAAGGCGAAGTCAGCGGCACGCTGCAACTCGCCGACATGCTCGGCAGCGCTCTGGGCGCGGGCCTCGGCGGAGCGCTGGTGGCGGCCCTCGGCGCGGCGGGCGGCGTGCCCTGGCAACTCGGCTTGACCTTCGGACTGGCTTTCTTCACCGCCGTGGTGGCGGGGCGGCTGCGCGGACGAAGCGGAGCAGGCACAGCAACTTCTGAGGGTGACCTTGCCCATGACTGA
- a CDS encoding 3-hydroxyacyl-CoA dehydrogenase/enoyl-CoA hydratase family protein → MGAAIAAQLTNAGIPVVLLDIVLPDKPDRNFLAKAGIERALKASPAAFMAPENAKLITVGNLEDDLAKIKDADWIIEAIIEKLDAKHDLWEKVEKVAKKTAIISSNSSGIPMHLQVEGRSEDFKSRFVGAHFFNPPRYLHLLEVIPTDQTSPEVVRAFSEFADHTLGKGVVVANDVPGFVGNRIGVYGMVRAMKRMEENGLTPAVVDQLTGPAIGRPKSATFRTADLSGLDIIYHVANDIGKVTGDDEDFTLTNTFKQLVEEKKWLGDKTGSGFYKKTKDERGKTKILTLNLDNLEYEDQAPVKVAVLDALKGKPLAERVKGLYEVEGKEGDFMRGVMNDSFWYAAKMAGTVSGQLQDIDNALKWGFGWEQGPFETMDALGVKTVIGSLEKEGRTLPPLLQKMKDESRDKFYNGGEIVDAKGEMQPYAAPYLILSDLKKDASKVVKKTSGASLVDLGDGVLLLEFHSKMNALGEDAIRMIGTAHKTVQELGYAGLVVGNQGDNFSAGANLPLILSQAQDEEWDELDAAIKLFQQATTSLRFSPHPVVVAPFNLTLGGGTEMALHADAVTASAETYMGLVEVGVGLIPGGGGTKEMLLRFTDQTLPGQPLLPAVQRAFELIGTAKVSTSAQDARKLSFLRKSDETVMNRDNLLAEAKRKVLELAPGYVQPAMRMDIPVMGEAAIGAIKSALYGLVEGGYASKYDREVLLQLANILAGGATNNRQARVTEQQLLDLEREAFLTLAGKKGTQDRIAHMLKTGKPLRN, encoded by the coding sequence ATGGGCGCGGCAATTGCTGCCCAATTGACCAACGCGGGCATTCCGGTGGTGCTGCTCGATATCGTGTTGCCCGACAAGCCTGACCGCAACTTTCTGGCCAAAGCGGGCATCGAACGGGCGCTGAAAGCCAGCCCCGCCGCTTTCATGGCCCCCGAGAACGCCAAGCTGATCACGGTGGGCAATTTGGAAGACGACCTCGCCAAGATTAAAGACGCCGACTGGATCATCGAGGCGATCATCGAGAAGCTGGACGCCAAGCACGACCTCTGGGAGAAAGTGGAGAAGGTCGCCAAGAAAACGGCCATCATTTCCAGCAACTCCAGCGGCATCCCGATGCACCTGCAAGTCGAGGGCCGCTCGGAGGACTTCAAGAGCCGTTTCGTGGGGGCGCACTTTTTCAATCCGCCGCGCTACCTGCACCTCTTAGAAGTCATTCCCACCGATCAGACCAGCCCTGAAGTGGTTCGTGCCTTCAGCGAATTCGCCGATCATACGTTGGGTAAAGGTGTGGTCGTCGCCAACGACGTGCCGGGGTTTGTGGGCAACCGCATCGGCGTCTACGGCATGGTGCGGGCCATGAAACGCATGGAAGAAAACGGCCTGACGCCTGCGGTGGTCGATCAGCTCACCGGCCCGGCGATTGGCCGCCCCAAGAGCGCCACTTTCCGCACTGCCGATCTGTCGGGCCTGGATATCATCTACCACGTTGCCAACGACATCGGCAAGGTGACGGGCGACGACGAGGACTTTACCCTCACCAATACTTTCAAGCAACTGGTGGAAGAGAAAAAGTGGCTGGGCGATAAGACCGGCAGTGGGTTCTACAAGAAAACTAAGGACGAGCGCGGCAAGACCAAGATTCTGACCCTGAATCTGGACAACCTGGAATACGAAGACCAGGCGCCGGTCAAGGTTGCGGTGCTGGACGCGCTGAAAGGTAAGCCGCTGGCGGAGCGCGTCAAGGGCCTGTACGAAGTGGAAGGCAAGGAAGGCGACTTCATGCGCGGCGTGATGAACGACAGTTTCTGGTACGCCGCCAAGATGGCCGGAACGGTATCAGGTCAGCTTCAGGACATCGACAACGCGCTGAAATGGGGCTTCGGCTGGGAGCAGGGGCCGTTCGAGACGATGGACGCGCTGGGCGTGAAAACCGTGATCGGCAGTCTGGAGAAAGAAGGCCGCACCCTGCCGCCGCTGCTCCAGAAAATGAAGGACGAGAGCCGCGACAAGTTTTACAACGGCGGCGAAATTGTAGATGCCAAGGGTGAGATGCAGCCCTACGCCGCGCCGTACCTGATTCTGAGCGACCTCAAAAAAGATGCCAGCAAGGTCGTCAAGAAGACCAGCGGCGCGAGCTTGGTTGACCTGGGCGACGGCGTGCTGCTGCTCGAATTCCACTCCAAGATGAACGCGCTGGGCGAGGACGCTATTCGGATGATCGGCACAGCCCACAAAACCGTGCAGGAGCTGGGCTATGCCGGACTGGTCGTCGGTAATCAGGGCGACAACTTCAGCGCGGGCGCGAACCTGCCACTGATCCTGTCGCAGGCCCAGGACGAGGAATGGGACGAGCTGGACGCGGCCATCAAACTGTTTCAGCAGGCCACCACCAGCCTGCGCTTCAGCCCGCACCCCGTTGTAGTGGCTCCCTTCAACCTGACGCTGGGTGGCGGCACCGAGATGGCCCTGCACGCCGACGCCGTGACCGCCAGCGCTGAGACGTACATGGGCCTGGTCGAAGTCGGCGTGGGCTTGATTCCCGGCGGCGGCGGCACCAAGGAAATGCTGCTGCGCTTTACGGATCAAACCTTGCCGGGTCAGCCGCTTCTCCCCGCCGTGCAACGCGCCTTTGAGCTGATCGGTACCGCCAAAGTCAGCACCAGCGCTCAGGACGCCCGCAAACTCAGCTTCCTGAGAAAGAGCGACGAAACGGTGATGAACCGCGACAATCTGCTGGCCGAGGCCAAACGCAAAGTGCTGGAACTCGCGCCCGGCTATGTGCAGCCCGCTATGCGAATGGACATTCCGGTGATGGGCGAGGCGGCGATTGGCGCGATCAAGAGCGCCCTCTACGGTCTGGTGGAAGGCGGCTATGCCAGCAAATACGACCGCGAAGTCTTGCTGCAACTGGCGAACATTTTGGCAGGCGGCGCGACCAACAACCGCCAAGCCCGCGTCACGGAGCAGCAACTCCTTGACCTGGAACGCGAAGCCTTTTTGACGCTGGCCGGGAAGAAGGGCACGCAAGACCGGATCGCGCACATGCTCAAGACGGGCAAGCCGCTGCGGAACTAA
- a CDS encoding alpha/beta hydrolase: MTPTPKSSFPVFARVLLGVGLGVAATLGTGWYFADGLVHARPVKRPVYKTRVLAVSHENHETMIQLTRNYATARAGAVTLDWDAEDGGSLLGPVVEGGSKWVKRPLLRGGQYLRPGLAVRPSSVGLGNPAGRGLIFDNLVLSGEHGPLPAWFVPGKEGAIGADPQQDWVIIMHGYQGLRQDALRFLPTYHDFGLSSLVVTYRNAHGAGRTPQGVYRLSAEEWEDLEVAVQYARDHGARRIVLMGLSMGGSITLAFMRRSKLAQYVNAVVLDSPALEWRELIKHFAVRLRLPVFLAPIVEKLTTLKSGQDFDAVDHLSHAHVYDRHMLIFHGSADDTVPVSQLDRLFEARPDLIEYVRVEGAEHLRNWNMDIENYERRLRQYLSRMLGPLEAQHSEINTPSQKENPNV; encoded by the coding sequence ATGACCCCCACCCCTAAATCTTCCTTCCCCGTCTTCGCCCGCGTGCTGCTGGGCGTGGGCCTCGGCGTGGCGGCCACACTCGGCACCGGCTGGTATTTTGCCGATGGACTGGTGCATGCGCGGCCTGTCAAGCGGCCCGTTTACAAGACCCGCGTGCTGGCGGTGTCGCACGAGAACCACGAAACGATGATTCAGCTCACCCGCAACTACGCCACCGCCCGCGCCGGGGCCGTCACGCTCGACTGGGACGCTGAAGACGGTGGCTCATTGCTGGGGCCAGTGGTGGAGGGCGGCTCCAAGTGGGTCAAGCGGCCCCTGCTGCGCGGCGGACAGTACCTCAGGCCGGGGCTGGCGGTGCGCCCCAGTTCGGTGGGGCTCGGCAATCCGGCGGGGCGCGGGCTGATCTTCGACAATCTGGTGCTCAGCGGCGAGCACGGCCCGCTTCCGGCCTGGTTCGTGCCGGGCAAGGAAGGCGCAATCGGAGCCGACCCCCAGCAAGACTGGGTCATCATCATGCACGGCTACCAGGGCCTGCGGCAAGACGCCCTGCGGTTTTTGCCGACCTATCACGACTTTGGCCTCAGCAGCTTGGTGGTCACTTACCGCAATGCCCACGGCGCGGGCCGCACGCCGCAGGGCGTTTACCGGCTCAGCGCCGAGGAGTGGGAAGACTTGGAAGTGGCGGTGCAGTACGCCCGCGATCACGGAGCGAGGCGGATCGTGCTGATGGGCCTGAGCATGGGCGGCAGCATCACGCTGGCCTTTATGCGGCGCAGCAAACTGGCCCAGTATGTCAACGCGGTGGTGCTCGATTCGCCCGCCCTAGAGTGGCGCGAACTGATCAAGCATTTTGCCGTGCGACTGCGGTTGCCGGTGTTTCTCGCGCCCATCGTGGAGAAGCTGACCACCCTCAAGAGCGGCCAGGATTTCGACGCGGTCGATCACCTCAGCCACGCCCACGTCTATGACCGCCACATGCTGATCTTTCACGGCAGCGCCGACGACACCGTGCCCGTTTCGCAGCTCGACCGCTTGTTCGAGGCCCGGCCCGATTTGATCGAGTACGTGCGGGTGGAAGGCGCAGAACACCTCCGAAACTGGAATATGGATATAGAGAATTACGAGCGCCGCCTGCGCCAGTACCTCAGCCGGATGCTGGGGCCGCTTGAAGCTCAACACTCTGAAATAAATACCCCTTCTCAAAAGGAGAATCCCAATGTCTAA
- a CDS encoding thiolase family protein encodes MSNPTANPAREAVIVSAVRTAVGRGVKGTLANTRPDDLAALVMKEALARVGVDPAIVEDVIFGCAIPEAEQGLNIARLAALQAGFPDSVGGVTVNRFCSSGLQTVAMAAAAIQAGHFDVILAGGVESMSMVPMSGHNPSPNLSLVDKRPEAYINMGLTAENVAAQYGVSKEDQDAFAVRSHQRAAAAQDAGKFKDEIVPVPVRVDKVKGTKITSETVMYADDELIRRDTTLEGLAKLRPAFKMGGSVTAGNASPFSDGASALLLMSREKADELGLKPLAKFIGFTVAGVGPEVMGIGPVEAVPKVLKQNGLTLADMDLIELNEAFAAQSLAVIRTLGIDEEITNVNGGAIALGHPLGCSGAKLTTTAIHELRRRGGGKALITMCIGGGMGAAGIIEVYPAEGQAAD; translated from the coding sequence ATGTCTAACCCCACTGCCAATCCTGCGCGTGAAGCCGTGATCGTTTCCGCCGTCCGTACCGCCGTTGGGCGCGGCGTCAAAGGCACCCTCGCCAACACCCGCCCCGACGATCTTGCCGCGCTGGTCATGAAAGAAGCGCTGGCCCGTGTGGGCGTCGACCCGGCCATCGTGGAGGACGTGATCTTTGGCTGTGCCATTCCCGAGGCCGAGCAGGGCCTCAACATTGCCCGCCTGGCCGCACTGCAAGCCGGATTTCCCGACTCGGTGGGCGGCGTGACTGTCAACCGCTTCTGCTCGTCGGGCCTGCAAACGGTAGCGATGGCGGCGGCGGCTATTCAGGCCGGACACTTCGACGTGATCTTGGCGGGCGGCGTGGAGAGCATGAGCATGGTGCCGATGAGCGGCCACAACCCCAGCCCCAACCTGTCCCTCGTCGACAAGCGTCCGGAAGCCTACATCAACATGGGCCTGACCGCCGAGAATGTGGCCGCCCAGTACGGCGTCAGCAAGGAAGATCAGGACGCCTTCGCGGTGCGGAGTCACCAGCGGGCCGCCGCCGCGCAGGACGCGGGCAAGTTCAAAGACGAGATCGTGCCGGTGCCGGTGCGCGTGGACAAGGTCAAGGGAACCAAAATCACCTCCGAAACGGTGATGTACGCCGACGATGAACTGATTCGCCGCGACACTACCCTAGAAGGCCTTGCCAAGCTGAGACCCGCCTTCAAAATGGGCGGCTCGGTGACGGCGGGCAACGCTTCGCCTTTCTCGGATGGAGCCTCGGCGCTGCTGCTGATGAGCCGTGAGAAGGCCGACGAGCTGGGCCTGAAGCCGCTGGCTAAGTTCATCGGCTTTACGGTGGCGGGCGTGGGGCCGGAAGTCATGGGCATCGGGCCGGTGGAGGCCGTGCCGAAGGTCTTGAAGCAAAACGGGCTGACCTTAGCCGACATGGACTTGATCGAACTCAACGAGGCGTTCGCGGCCCAGAGTCTGGCCGTCATCCGCACGCTGGGCATCGACGAGGAGATCACCAACGTCAACGGCGGGGCGATTGCGTTGGGCCACCCGCTGGGCTGCTCGGGAGCCAAGCTGACCACCACCGCCATTCACGAACTGCGGCGGCGCGGCGGCGGCAAGGCGCTGATCACCATGTGCATCGGCGGCGGCATGGGCGCGGCGGGGATCATCGAGGTGTATCCGGCGGAAGGGCAGGCGGCGGACTGA